From Variimorphobacter saccharofermentans, one genomic window encodes:
- a CDS encoding FtsB family cell division protein, translated as MRRKYKKKSGIGIIAFVVLVLCGIVSYRRIYLEEESEKARLRIERLESQKKEQEERATDIENMKAYVQTKQYIEDMAREKLGLVYEDEIIFKPEK; from the coding sequence ATGAGAAGAAAGTATAAAAAGAAAAGTGGGATAGGTATTATCGCTTTCGTAGTTCTGGTACTTTGCGGAATTGTGTCTTATCGTAGAATTTACCTTGAGGAAGAGAGTGAAAAGGCAAGGCTTAGAATTGAACGGCTTGAATCTCAAAAAAAGGAGCAGGAGGAACGTGCTACGGATATTGAGAATATGAAAGCATACGTTCAGACAAAGCAATACATTGAGGATATGGCCAGAGAGAAACTGGGACTGGTTTATGAGGATGAGATTATTTTTAAGCCGGAGAAATAA
- the mazG gene encoding nucleoside triphosphate pyrophosphohydrolase — protein sequence MSDYSFDDFMGIIRKLRSKEGCPWDREQTHESLRTCMLEECYEAIEAINNKDNENLCEELGDILLQVALHSVIAEETKEFNINDVISGVADKMIRRHPHVFGDVKVEDAEGVIKNWEEIKKTEKKTSNIKEELFNIPKALPANIRAEKVQRKAAKNGMDFEDYKQVINKVYEELEELKESIEIGDKSNISDEFGDVMFSMINLSRFLQLNAENSLTNATNKFINRFVDVFTLAESKGHNLCELSPLEQDALWREVK from the coding sequence ATGTCGGACTATAGTTTTGATGATTTCATGGGAATAATAAGAAAACTGCGAAGTAAGGAAGGATGTCCCTGGGATAGGGAGCAGACACACGAAAGTCTCAGAACCTGTATGCTGGAGGAATGCTATGAAGCAATTGAGGCCATCAATAATAAGGATAATGAGAATTTATGTGAAGAGCTAGGAGATATCCTGCTGCAAGTAGCACTTCATAGTGTAATAGCGGAGGAAACAAAGGAGTTTAATATCAATGATGTGATATCCGGCGTGGCAGATAAAATGATTCGCCGGCATCCCCATGTCTTTGGAGATGTAAAAGTGGAGGATGCAGAAGGAGTAATAAAAAACTGGGAAGAAATCAAGAAAACGGAAAAAAAGACATCAAATATCAAGGAGGAATTGTTTAACATACCCAAGGCATTACCTGCTAATATCAGAGCCGAAAAAGTGCAACGAAAAGCAGCGAAAAACGGAATGGATTTTGAGGATTACAAACAGGTTATTAACAAGGTTTATGAAGAGTTGGAAGAGTTGAAAGAATCCATTGAAATTGGGGATAAAAGCAATATTTCAGATGAATTTGGAGATGTGATGTTCTCAATGATTAATTTATCGCGGTTTTTACAATTAAATGCAGAAAATTCCTTGACAAATGCGACTAATAAGTTTATAAATAGATTTGTAGATGTCTTTACTCTTGCGGAGAGTAAAGGGCATAATCTATGCGAACTTTCCCCGTTAGAGCAGGATGCTTTATGGCGGGAAGTGAAGTAA
- the tilS gene encoding tRNA lysidine(34) synthetase TilS, giving the protein MIPKIINFINQYHMIEKGDRIVVGVSGGADSVCLLYVLKEISSLCGTKVIAVHVNHGLRGEEADRDEDFVSNLCEHLGIECHKFHYNIKSIAKQEGLSEEETGRKIRYQTFLEVCNQHKCNKIAIAHNKNDNAETVLFHLFRGTGIRGMTGIEPNRIFSKKHGTIRIIRPLLCIERMEIENYLKEKSFLYRTDSTNLSDEYSRNKIRNHILSYVTKEINPQAVHNIAEAASKLREAEEFIDSIIEAKYRELVSSVDQEIRLPVAGFETLANVIKKGIVRKIMESLSGSYKDLESTHVDAVLTLLDKQVGRQIHLPYHMIAERDYHDLVFYQSTGKNKEASCLRDINPVAIEIPGSCYIPELNKYLAAQVIIREKTEPIPKSSCMKWFDYDKIENAVVIRPRKEGDYIQIHSTGGRKKLKDYLIDRKVPQKIRDHLLFMADGSHIMWVLDDEGRISEKYKVDETTSRILLMKLLDAEENEDDR; this is encoded by the coding sequence ATGATACCTAAGATTATTAATTTTATAAATCAATATCATATGATTGAGAAGGGAGACAGAATTGTCGTCGGGGTTTCCGGTGGCGCTGATTCTGTCTGCCTTTTGTATGTTTTAAAGGAGATCAGTTCGCTTTGTGGAACAAAGGTGATTGCAGTACATGTCAATCATGGGCTTCGTGGGGAAGAAGCGGATCGGGATGAAGACTTTGTCAGCAATCTCTGTGAACATCTGGGTATTGAATGTCATAAATTCCACTATAATATAAAAAGCATTGCAAAACAGGAAGGACTTTCAGAGGAAGAGACAGGACGAAAGATACGTTACCAGACTTTTTTAGAAGTTTGTAATCAGCATAAGTGTAATAAAATAGCAATTGCACATAATAAAAATGATAATGCCGAGACAGTACTGTTCCATTTGTTTCGGGGAACCGGAATCAGAGGTATGACAGGAATTGAACCCAATCGCATCTTTTCTAAGAAACATGGGACCATCCGAATTATTCGTCCCTTGTTATGCATAGAAAGAATGGAGATAGAAAATTATCTTAAGGAGAAGAGTTTTCTGTATCGGACAGATTCAACGAACCTATCAGACGAATATAGTAGAAATAAGATACGGAATCATATACTCTCCTATGTAACGAAAGAAATCAATCCTCAGGCAGTGCATAATATCGCCGAAGCTGCTTCCAAGCTAAGAGAAGCGGAAGAATTTATCGATAGCATAATTGAGGCAAAATATCGGGAGTTGGTGTCATCCGTAGATCAGGAAATACGACTTCCGGTAGCTGGATTTGAAACACTGGCGAATGTAATTAAAAAGGGTATTGTCCGAAAAATTATGGAGAGCCTTTCGGGAAGTTACAAAGATTTAGAAAGTACACATGTTGATGCGGTTCTCACCTTATTGGATAAACAAGTAGGAAGGCAGATTCATCTGCCCTATCACATGATTGCAGAACGTGATTACCATGACCTTGTGTTTTATCAAAGCACGGGGAAGAATAAAGAGGCTTCCTGTTTGAGGGATATTAATCCTGTAGCGATCGAAATTCCGGGTAGCTGTTATATCCCTGAATTAAATAAATATCTTGCTGCACAAGTGATAATCAGGGAAAAAACTGAACCAATCCCGAAAAGTAGTTGTATGAAATGGTTTGATTATGATAAAATAGAGAATGCTGTTGTAATCAGACCCAGAAAAGAAGGCGACTATATTCAAATTCATAGTACTGGTGGCAGAAAAAAATTAAAAGACTATCTAATAGATCGTAAGGTGCCTCAGAAGATCAGAGATCATCTGTTGTTTATGGCTGATGGCAGTCATATCATGTGGGTTCTCGATGATGAGGGCAGAATTAGTGAAAAATATAAAGTCGATGAAACGACTAGCAGAATACTATTGATGAAGTTATTAGATGCGGAGGAGAATGAAGATGACAGATAA
- a CDS encoding RNA-binding S4 domain-containing protein — protein MRLDKFLKVSRLIKRRTVANDACDAGRVMINNKPAKASATVKVGDIIEIGFGSKAVKVEVLDVQETTKKDDAKELYRYI, from the coding sequence ATGAGATTAGACAAATTTTTAAAGGTATCCAGACTAATAAAACGAAGAACGGTTGCGAACGATGCTTGCGATGCTGGAAGAGTAATGATTAACAATAAACCGGCCAAGGCTTCAGCAACTGTAAAGGTCGGCGATATTATTGAAATAGGCTTTGGCAGCAAAGCTGTTAAGGTCGAGGTTCTTGATGTACAGGAAACAACAAAAAAGGATGATGCGAAGGAGCTTTATAGGTATATCTAA
- a CDS encoding HU family DNA-binding protein — protein MNKAELVAAIAEKTEFSKKDSEKALKAFIDVVTEELTKGEKVQLVGFGTFEVSERPARTGRNPLTKETIKIAASKAPKFKAGKALKDVINA, from the coding sequence ATGAACAAAGCAGAATTAGTTGCAGCGATTGCAGAAAAAACAGAGTTTTCCAAAAAGGATTCTGAAAAAGCTTTAAAAGCTTTTATTGATGTTGTTACAGAGGAATTAACTAAGGGTGAGAAGGTACAGTTAGTTGGTTTTGGTACATTTGAGGTATCCGAGAGACCGGCAAGAACCGGTAGAAATCCTTTAACAAAGGAAACAATTAAGATTGCTGCTTCTAAAGCACCTAAGTTCAAAGCAGGTAAGGCTTTAAAGGACGTTATCAACGCATAG
- the spoIIE gene encoding stage II sporulation protein E: MKSNNYKHRAVLIHLMGFIIARTAFFGMNPLAIGYFTAAYYIKSWRGMAFVTIFLGLVTSMSPAEVLKYTLTMIVTIVMLEAPLLKDRNVPKIILYSIPSIVLCVFSFMEITAQKPLYEYIFMALLEAVIACIAAWVFNGAIDFIMEASRGFKMNNEQMVSTAVIVAVIIYGIPEFSSPNIALVETIVYFSILFFTYKYGVGQGTITGAVSGFALLLRGAPVSDVGLLTMMGIIPAIFREMGRFPTAMIYMITAGVMGIVNDGMELTTREIGALVSSVILFMLLPGSVIYRVDAAGGTGKQELLAAQNLKKIAKTRMRIFSESFLKLSKTLDTITEKQTKLKQRDINRIFEDISEKLCRNCSHCSHCWEQKFSQTYEAASVIFDLAESRGVIRKEDLPADFLKDCICVDDFIAETNRGFEIAKLNHIWQNRISESREVIADQLKEVSSVIQDITGDIYEAAEVSRAEEERVVRRLRGEHISVREITIFERGNKRKEIYLTAYCRGGRCVTAKEAALAISEVLGIRVRASEASKSVISREADNFIFVEDTKFKVLTGVARAMKESISGDNFSILNLESGDFVIGLSDGMGTGKEAGEESETVIALLEQMMEAGFKAETAIKLINSSLVLKSDKQIFSTIDMSIINLFTGMCEFIKIGAATAFIKRENWVETISSTTLPIGMFGNVDYDTVTKKLYDGDIIVMVTDGVLDCINEVEKEAFMEKLIMEVDSNNPQEIANRILDRTLSQSNYIPMDDMTVITAGLWQK, encoded by the coding sequence ATGAAAAGCAATAACTACAAACACAGGGCAGTATTAATTCATTTAATGGGATTTATCATAGCAAGAACAGCATTCTTCGGAATGAACCCTCTTGCGATTGGATATTTTACAGCGGCATATTATATCAAGAGCTGGAGAGGGATGGCATTTGTAACCATATTCCTGGGTCTGGTGACCTCAATGAGTCCTGCTGAGGTGCTGAAATATACCTTAACCATGATCGTCACCATAGTCATGCTGGAAGCACCGTTACTTAAGGACCGAAATGTGCCAAAAATAATTTTGTACAGTATACCATCCATTGTTCTATGTGTCTTTTCATTTATGGAAATAACAGCCCAAAAGCCGCTTTATGAGTATATCTTCATGGCATTGCTGGAAGCAGTAATTGCATGCATTGCCGCCTGGGTATTCAATGGAGCAATCGACTTTATTATGGAGGCCTCCCGTGGATTTAAGATGAATAATGAACAGATGGTGAGTACTGCAGTAATTGTTGCAGTTATCATATATGGTATTCCGGAGTTCTCCAGTCCGAATATCGCATTAGTGGAAACTATCGTGTATTTTTCTATCTTGTTTTTCACGTATAAATATGGCGTAGGGCAGGGAACAATTACAGGTGCGGTATCTGGCTTCGCTTTACTGCTACGAGGGGCTCCGGTATCGGATGTTGGATTACTAACAATGATGGGAATTATTCCGGCCATTTTTCGTGAAATGGGTAGATTTCCTACAGCAATGATATACATGATTACTGCGGGGGTTATGGGAATTGTAAATGATGGTATGGAGCTTACGACCAGAGAAATCGGGGCGTTGGTATCCTCCGTCATACTTTTCATGCTTCTCCCGGGCAGTGTGATTTACCGTGTTGATGCAGCAGGAGGAACCGGAAAACAGGAATTACTTGCAGCTCAAAATCTTAAAAAAATAGCCAAGACCAGAATGAGAATATTCTCAGAATCCTTTTTGAAGCTATCTAAGACACTAGATACGATAACGGAGAAACAGACAAAGCTTAAGCAGCGGGATATCAACCGTATATTTGAAGATATATCGGAGAAGCTTTGTAGGAACTGTAGTCACTGTAGCCATTGCTGGGAGCAAAAATTTTCACAGACCTATGAGGCTGCCAGTGTGATATTTGATTTGGCGGAATCAAGGGGTGTCATTCGGAAGGAGGACCTACCTGCTGATTTCCTGAAGGACTGCATCTGTGTGGATGATTTTATTGCAGAGACGAATCGTGGATTTGAGATAGCGAAGTTGAATCATATTTGGCAGAATAGGATTTCGGAGAGCAGAGAGGTTATTGCCGATCAACTAAAGGAGGTATCCTCCGTCATTCAGGATATCACCGGTGATATCTACGAGGCAGCAGAGGTCTCCAGAGCAGAGGAGGAACGTGTTGTACGTCGCTTGCGGGGAGAACATATCAGTGTCAGGGAGATTACGATTTTTGAAAGAGGAAATAAACGAAAGGAAATATATCTGACAGCATACTGCAGGGGAGGCCGATGTGTTACGGCAAAGGAAGCGGCTCTTGCCATTTCTGAGGTTCTTGGGATTCGGGTCAGGGCTTCTGAAGCCTCAAAATCTGTTATATCCAGGGAAGCAGATAATTTTATATTTGTGGAGGATACCAAATTCAAGGTGCTGACCGGAGTGGCACGAGCGATGAAGGAAAGTATTTCTGGAGATAATTTCTCCATCCTCAACCTGGAGAGCGGGGACTTTGTAATTGGATTATCCGATGGAATGGGAACGGGAAAAGAAGCTGGAGAGGAAAGTGAAACAGTCATAGCATTGCTGGAACAGATGATGGAAGCAGGTTTTAAAGCAGAGACGGCCATTAAGCTAATCAATTCCAGCCTGGTTTTGAAATCTGATAAACAGATTTTTTCAACTATTGACATGAGTATCATTAATCTTTTCACAGGAATGTGTGAGTTTATTAAGATTGGTGCAGCAACTGCCTTCATTAAGAGAGAAAACTGGGTGGAAACCATCAGCTCCACTACGCTTCCCATAGGTATGTTTGGAAATGTTGATTATGATACCGTAACCAAGAAGCTATATGATGGAGATATTATTGTCATGGTAACGGATGGAGTCCTTGACTGTATTAATGAGGTTGAGAAGGAAGCTTTCATGGAGAAGCTGATCATGGAAGTTGACAGCAATAATCCGCAAGAGATTGCGAATCGAATTCTCGATCGAACTCTGTCCCAAAGTAACTATATCCCAATGGATGATATGACGGTAATAACGGCGGGGTTATGGCAAAAATAG
- the yabP gene encoding sporulation protein YabP has product MEEKQPILKGHKLNISARKNATITGVNDVLSFDAGEVLLQTEQGILMIRGTELHVNRLTLEKGEVDIDGRIDSLTYSDASNAGKSSESLFGRLFK; this is encoded by the coding sequence ATGGAAGAGAAACAACCGATCTTAAAAGGTCACAAATTGAATATAAGTGCAAGGAAAAACGCAACAATTACCGGAGTAAATGACGTGCTATCCTTTGATGCGGGAGAGGTATTATTACAGACAGAGCAGGGAATACTGATGATTCGTGGAACAGAACTCCATGTAAATCGATTAACCTTGGAAAAGGGAGAGGTTGATATTGACGGACGAATTGACAGTCTGACATATTCGGATGCGTCGAATGCCGGGAAATCCAGTGAGAGTCTATTCGGCAGGCTTTTTAAATAG
- the yabQ gene encoding spore cortex biosynthesis protein YabQ, whose protein sequence is MNHAITVELEFFLISILWGLILMLVYDALRILRRLIKHDEFFLAVEDLIYWVAASLFIFAMLFKVNNGIIRGFSIMGMAIGMLLYRTLLSDMIVNSVTRFIKVLLRPISLAVRKIKQFIMFLSIRIKKIAKILYVRLKKVFNSFKIKRDKRKQASIAKKDRKNAEKLKKKEQKKRTKELKQKKEANM, encoded by the coding sequence ATGAATCATGCGATTACGGTGGAGCTGGAATTTTTTCTGATCTCTATTTTATGGGGACTGATTCTTATGCTGGTCTACGATGCCTTAAGAATTCTTCGTAGACTTATTAAGCATGATGAGTTTTTTCTTGCAGTGGAGGATCTGATTTATTGGGTTGCTGCAAGTTTATTTATCTTTGCCATGCTATTCAAGGTGAATAACGGAATTATTCGCGGCTTTTCAATTATGGGAATGGCAATTGGAATGCTTCTGTATCGCACATTATTGAGTGATATGATTGTGAATTCTGTTACCAGATTTATAAAGGTTTTACTTCGTCCCATAAGCCTGGCAGTCAGGAAAATAAAGCAATTTATAATGTTCCTGAGCATCAGAATAAAGAAAATAGCAAAAATTCTTTATGTCCGATTGAAAAAAGTATTCAATTCGTTTAAAATAAAGAGAGATAAAAGGAAACAAGCTTCTATAGCGAAGAAGGATAGGAAGAATGCGGAAAAGCTTAAGAAGAAAGAACAGAAGAAAAGAACTAAGGAATTAAAGCAGAAAAAAGAGGCCAACATGTAA
- the hpt gene encoding hypoxanthine phosphoribosyltransferase → MTDNVKVMISEEQVNQRIRELAEQISKDYEGKSVHLICILKGSIFFCCDLAKRLTIPVTLDFMSVSSYGSETVSSGRVRILKDLDESIQGKNVLIVEDIIDTGRTLAYLSDLLGSRAPESLSICTLLDKPDRRVTDIDVKYVGFIIPDEFVVGYGLDYDQYYRNLPYVGVVDTK, encoded by the coding sequence ATGACAGATAATGTGAAGGTAATGATTTCAGAAGAACAGGTTAATCAAAGAATAAGAGAGCTTGCCGAGCAAATCAGTAAAGATTATGAAGGAAAAAGTGTTCATCTCATATGTATATTAAAAGGCAGTATATTTTTCTGCTGTGATTTAGCAAAAAGACTAACCATACCCGTAACCCTGGACTTTATGTCAGTATCCAGTTACGGAAGTGAGACCGTCAGTTCAGGCAGGGTACGTATTTTAAAGGACCTGGATGAATCCATACAGGGTAAAAATGTACTTATTGTTGAGGATATAATAGATACCGGAAGAACACTGGCATACTTATCGGATCTACTTGGCTCAAGAGCTCCGGAGAGTCTCTCTATCTGTACCTTACTTGATAAACCGGACCGCAGAGTTACGGATATTGATGTGAAATATGTTGGTTTCATAATTCCGGATGAATTTGTAGTAGGCTATGGATTGGATTATGATCAATATTATCGTAATCTTCCCTATGTTGGTGTTGTTGATACCAAGTAG